Below is a window of Actinomycetota bacterium DNA.
AGCGATGCTGCATCGAGCCGGGCGCAGCAGATCGTCCGCGAGGGTGATGTGTTCTTCGGGACGACCCGGCCGATGCTCAAGCGGCATGCCGTAATACCGGCGGAGTATGACCGACAAATCGCCAGCACAGGGTATTGTGTGCTGCGACCGCAAGTACAGCGTATCCTTACGAACTTTTTGTTCCACCTGCACAACATCGCGGTCAGCTCGTATGTGGAGCAGGGGAACACGCGCGAGGAGATTGACGCTGTCGTGGCGGATTTGGAGGGCGCACGGTGAGCGGCGAGATCGTTCTCTATCAGCTTGACGACGGCACTCCAGCAATCGAGGTTCGACTAGAAGACGATACCGTGTGGGTCACACAGGCGCAGCTCGTCGATCTGTTTCAGAGCTCGAAGGCAAACATCAGCGAGCACATTAAGCACGTCTTCGAGGAGGGCGAATTGGAGGAGGAAGCAGTTGTTCGGAAATTCCGAACAACTGCGGCGGATGGCAAGTCGTACCTCACTGCCCACTACAACCTCGACGTGATCCTTTCTGTCGGCTATCGCGTGAAAAGCAAGGTAGCCACGCGGTTCCGAATCTGGGCTACCGAGCGTCTGCGGGAGCACCTCATCAAGGGCTTCACCATGGACGATGCGAAGCTCAAAGAGCTTGGCGGTGGTCGCTACTGGCGGGAGCTGCTCGAGCGGATTCGCGATATCCGCAGCAGTGAGAAGGTGCTGTACCGCCAGGTGCTGGAGCTGTATGCGACGAGTGTCGACTACGATCCTACGGCTCAAGAGACTGTGGAGTTCTTCAAGATAGTCCAGAACAAGCTGCACTACGCCGCACATGGCCACACCGCCGCGGAGGTCATCGCCTCACGCGCGGATGCCAGCCAGCCGGACATGGGACTGACTTCAGTTTCGGCATACTTTGACGCTGCCGAGTTTCGTGCTCAGAGCCACGAGCCCGCGCACATGAGAGACTGGCTGGCGCATCTTGGCCGCCTGATCACTGCGATGGACGCCCCGGTACTCACGAGCGCCGGTTCCGTCAGTCACAAACAGGCGGTCTCCAAGGCCGAGGGTGAGTACGAGAAGTACCGGCAACGACCGGACCTGGTGCCTTCGGATGTCGAACGAGCGTACCTGGATTCGGTGAAGCGCGTGCAGCGTGAGCTCGAAGGGAAGCCGGAGTGATGAGCAGGATTGACGAGCTGATCGCGGAGCTGTGCCCGGGCGGGGTGGAGTTCCGGCTGCTGGGTGAAGTCGCTGCCTACTCGACCTCACGAGTCGGTTCGAGCGCCATTACTGCCGCGAACTACACTGGCGTGGAGAATCTGCTCCAGAACGCAGCTGGCCGTTGTGAGGCGACCTCGGTGCCCGGCTACGGCGGACTCATTCACTATCAAGTGGGCGACGTGCTGATCGGCAACATACGCCCGTACCTCAAGAAGATATGGCTTGCCGATCGTGACGGGGGTACGAATGGCGACGTTCTCGTCGTACGCACTGTGCCGTGTTTTCAGGAATCGATACTGCCGAGGTTTCTGTACTTCGTGCTCTCCTCAGACACGTTCTTCGCCTACAACATGCAGCATGCTAAGGGTGCGAAGATGCCGCGAGGCGACAAGGCGGCCATTCTCAGATATAGAATCCCCGTTCCCCCTCTCGAAGTGCAGCGGGAAATCGTGCGTATACTAGACTTGTTCACGACGCTGGAAGCGGAGCTGGAAGCGGAGCTGGAAGCGGAGCTGGAAGCCCGGCGGCGTCAGTATGCCCACTACCGAGACGCGCTCTTGACCTTCCCCGAGGGGGGGTCCGGTGGGCGACATTGGGTGAGGTCTGCATTCGCATCACTTCGGGTGGAACGCCGTCAACCAGGCATCCGGAGTACTACGGTGGCGACATCCCATGGGTGCGCACTTCCGAAGTGGATTACAGGACAATCTACAGGACTGACCTCACTATCACCGAGGACGGCCTTCGCAACTCATCGGCTAAGTGGATTCCTGCTCATAGCGTTATCGTAGCGATGATCGGCGCGACTGCTGCGAAGGTCGCTGTGAATGAAATCGATGTGACGACCAATCAGAACTGCTGCAACTTGATCGTGAACACCGCGCACACGCACCACCGGTTCGTCTACTACTGGC
It encodes the following:
- a CDS encoding restriction endonuclease subunit S — translated: MGEVCIRITSGGTPSTRHPEYYGGDIPWVRTSEVDYRTIYRTDLTITEDGLRNSSAKWIPAHSVIVAMIGATAAKVAVNEIDVTTNQNCCNLIVNTAHTHHRFVYYWLCREYENLRALAPGAVPIINAGTIRQYRVPIPPLEEQARIVAILDKFDALVNDLSVGLPAELAARRKQYEYYRDRLLTFKEAAR
- a CDS encoding virulence RhuM family protein, with the protein product MSGEIVLYQLDDGTPAIEVRLEDDTVWVTQAQLVDLFQSSKANISEHIKHVFEEGELEEEAVVRKFRTTAADGKSYLTAHYNLDVILSVGYRVKSKVATRFRIWATERLREHLIKGFTMDDAKLKELGGGRYWRELLERIRDIRSSEKVLYRQVLELYATSVDYDPTAQETVEFFKIVQNKLHYAAHGHTAAEVIASRADASQPDMGLTSVSAYFDAAEFRAQSHEPAHMRDWLAHLGRLITAMDAPVLTSAGSVSHKQAVSKAEGEYEKYRQRPDLVPSDVERAYLDSVKRVQRELEGKPE